The sequence CCGCTGGCGCACCTGATCTACGCTGATTTACGCCGCCCTTTATTACCCCCACAAGGTCGACAGAGGCGCCGCCCAAAGACGATCACCGAGCGGCAGGGTTTCGGTTCCGTCGTAAAGGATCACCCCCAGCCGGAAAACGTCACCGGCAACCGGGCGAGAACGAAATTCAGCACCTCTTCAGCCGCGTCCAAAGCCTCCTGCGCATCTTTCCTTGCCGGCTCCAGAACATCTCCCGGGTAGCGAAATGCAATCGCGTAAGGCGTCAGCAAATCGGCAATATCCATCAACTCCGCAAAGGTCGGGTCGCTCTGCATGCATTGCTCAACCAGCACGGAAAGAGCATGGACTTTCTGGAAAGGTGTATCTTTAAGGGTCAGATACGCTTTGAAGGCCTTTTCCGCCGTCTGCTGACAGTGGTAGACAGCCGTATCAAGCAAAGGCGGGTCAGCGATGAAAAGTTGTCCGGCGGAACGGAGATCGTGTTCCGCCCTCACCAGCCACTGCCGGATTTCATGGACTTTTGGATCAACCATGAAGGACCTTTCCCTCTTCCATGACTTTTCTGGCCAGCGAGGTGACCACTTGTCTGCTGCGCTCCACTTCATCATGGGTCTGGACCACCACGTCGACAGGAACACCTATGCCGCGCAAAGAACGGTAGATCCCCCTGGCACGGCGATAGGCAGGCTGGTCCGAGGAGTGGATAACGACAAACAGATCAAGGTCGCTGTCCACAGTAGGCTGCCCCCAGGCATATGAACCAAAGAGAACAATCTTCACCGGATGGACGGCTTCAACAATCCGGCGTGTGATCTCATTGAGTATCTCGGGACTGAATTCTTTCATGGGTTCACTATATCACAACAAATTACCGCTGAAACAAAACTATCGTGTACAATCCGTGCCTCAAGTTTCTTTCAGGTTCCAGGGGGACAGTCCAGAGACCAAGCCCAACAGACTACCCTTTAATTTTGGTTCATCCGGTTAATGCGTACCTTATTATTTTTCTGTCATTGCGAGCCTGAGTGAAACCGCGGCGCGGCAATCTCATGCGGCCTGTCGCGGCAAAGTTCGAAGAACGAAGACGGAAGCTAAAAAGATCACCATCAAGGTCAAAAACCACCCGATAATCGCCGATTCTGAATCGAAAGGTTCCCAGAGCAGGGTTGGTTAACCGTTTGGAATGTTTTAACGGATCTGCCGCAAATCGAAGAAGCGCTTTACCTATGCGTGCTTTGACACTCTGATCAAGTTTTTGAATATCCTTGACTGCTCGCCGGGTGTAGACCAGGCCAAAGCTCATTGCCCGAAAACTTCATCATGGCTCCTGGTCCGACCATTCCCGTAATCAGCCCTGGCCTCCCTGATGCTCGTTAGATATTCCGGGCAGGTAGCAGCGAGCAGGTCTTCAAGAAAATCTTCCCGATCCTTCCTTTTCATCTTCTTGACTGCCGCAATGATTTTTTCGGTATCGATTTCCATTTTCAGCGCTGTGGACATGATCGACCCCCGCTTTTGATACTTTCCAGAAATAATCCTCTCACAATCTACAAGAACTTTCGATCCCAGGCAAGAGACAGGCGAGGGGCTAGAGGCTATGGGTAATAGCACAGTCCAGAACCTGAATCTTTTTAGCCGCCAGACTGGAGCCCGGGGCGAGATCGCGTCATCCGGTCCCTATTCGCGATGACATCTTTTCTCCGTTGGACATTGGACCTTGGACGTTGGACGTTTTTATAGCCCCTCGCCCAAGTTGCTGCTCGTCCTTGTTGCCCTGGATGAAAGTGAACTTTGATCCAGGGTGTAGGATGATGACTTTGAAAAAAGTCATCGACGCGCCCACTGAGGGGCGCCCAAATCAAAGATTTGTGAGGAAAGTGAAAATGACACTTTTCGCTTTCCGTGGAGTAAAAAGCCATCAATGGACTTTTTACGCCCCTATCAACGGAGAAATCAGCCGATTTCAAGGAAATCCCGCTCCTGTCAGGGAGCGGTTGGGTGAGGGACGGAATCGTTCCGGTGTTTGCCTTATCCCCTTCATCCACTCCACCTGCCACGTCGAAGTCACCGAAATGTGTGACGAAGACGGGTCCCTGTTGAATCAGCCTTTGCATCCGCTTTTTCCCATGCTGTTCAACCAGGTCTGCAGCAAAGCAGCGTAACCGGCCAGGCGGGAGAAGATCTTCCGGGCAAGTTCTTCGTTGTAGGTGTGGACGGTAAGGTTTCTGTCATCGGCCATCTCCAGGGCCAGGCGGACCTGGTCTTCGGTGAGTAAGCCGACCTGCAGACATGCGCGCATTACCCCCTTTGGCGAACCCACCTCCAGGCCCTCTCTTTCCCTCAATAATAGTTGAGCCGCTTTCCATGTCGCCTCGAACGTGTATTCGAAGCGCTGTATCGCGGCATCCCTGACAACATTGTCGCCGGCGTCATCCAGCGGAAGCTCACAGAATGTCGCAAGCGCCTTATCGGCTACCTGTAAACGCTCCTTTAAACGGTCCATATGATACCCTCCGCGAGTACGCGTTCTCTGAAGGCCTCATCCGTTTGCGAAAGATCAACCAATTCCACACTGAACGGCACATAGCTCTCCTGGAGAGATTCCCGAATCCGGCTCAAAAGTCCCGCCGGAAGTTCTCTCACCGGCAGAACGGCGACATCGATATCAGAGGCCCTTCCAGCCTTGCCCGTAGCGTGCGACCCGAAGAGAAAAACCTGGGCGTCATGCCCCAGCAACCCTTTCAATACAAGGCGCTTGACCTGGTCCAGGTCGTGCTCAATATTTTTTCCGGAGTCTTTTTTACGCATGGCTTCCGCCTTTATCCGCGGTGAATGACTTTAAGGCTTATTGGCCGCTGATGCACACTGATAGTTCTAAACCTGGGAACAGGAATGGATCGCCATCAATTTACCTGGTCAGTAACGCGTCCGCTTCATCCATGGCCTCGGCAGCGAAACGCGCCAGATCTCGGGCATCTTCCAGGGACGGGGCTCCGTTGGGCAACAGACCAGACTCGGTGGGATAACGTGAGTCTATATACAGTTTGTTGAGCAGACTCAGGGTATCCTCATCCCAGTCTATGGAATAATCCCGCTCCGCAGCAGCTTTCAATGTCAGCAAACTGTGGGTTTTTCCGACCTCAATATCAATCTCCTCCAGGAGCGCCTTCAGGCATTTCTCGACACACTGCTGCGCATGGAAAGCGACTACTGCCGCCAGGTTCGGCTTGTCAAGAATGGCGTTAATGGTTTCGAGATCGGCCCTGGCCGATCTGAGCCAGTCGGTGGTAACGGCTTTCACGAGAGCTCGACCCCTTCACGCAGCGCCCGGCGGACAAAGAGGCTCCCGCCCGCCTTGATTTTTTCGAACTCAGAACGAGTATAAACCAGCAGATCGATGGGATATCTCTTTTCAATTTCCCGTATGGCGCGGCTGACTTGGAGGTAATTGGTGCAACTCTCCCGGAAGTTCCCCGGCGAAGTATCCTGGTCAAGAACAACGATCAGGTCGATATCGCTGTCGGGACCGGCCGTGCCCGATGCCTCGGAACCAAACAGAATAATTTTGTCGATCCCGCCGGATGACTTGATTTTTTCCACCAGTTCTTTTTTTACTCCATCAGTCAGCATATCTTACCTTCCTTTTCACCTTCTTGACTGCCGCAATGATTTTTTCGGTATCGATTTCCATTTTCAGCGCTGTGGACATGATCGACCCCCGCTTTTTGTACACTTCAGAAATAGTCCTCTCACAATCTACAAGAACTTTCGATCCCAGGCAAGGCACAGAGGGTTATCCGCGTCCATCCGCGGCGCTGGGGTTTGAGGTTTGAGGTTTGAAGTTAAGACATGGAACCAGGAACCAGAAAAGGTAAGCGGAAGGGCGGCAACCTCAAACTTCAAACTCTCAAACCTCAAACTCGCCCTTACCGCTTACAGCCCGCATTTCCTGGCCGCCGGTACACGCGGGGGTCCCTGGTTCCGGTCAATACAGGAACCCGAAGACCCAAAGCGGTATCTTTCTTCCAAACCCATTTTCCATATCATCCACGGCCAGAAAGCTGTTTTCAATGTCCTTTATCTGATCAAACCCCTTGTTTCTGCCACCAATTTCAAAGAGGTATGCATCGTCAACCAGAAAGTCTCCTTGCCGCGGCGCCTTGAGCACGTGCCCGGTGCTGAGCATATTCAGAAAAAAAGTCTCCCGGATGGTTCCCGTGTCAGAGTCCGGTGCAAAGGCATGGATAAGGTTGGTGTTGTTAAGAAAAATCTTTTCCGGCTTCTCAAACCCACGGAGTCCCTTTCCGGAGCGACTCAGCCCCAGAACCAAACCACAGTCTTCCAGATATTTCAGATAGGTCTTGAGTGTGCGCTGATCGCCGACATCCGTCAGCTTTGTCAATTTATTAAAATCGGGAACAAATGGGACAGTCGCGGAAATGACCCGCAAAAGCGCCGCAATCTTTTTAACACTGTTTCCGGTCAGAGCGGGCTGAACAGCAATAAGGTCGCTCTCAATGGTCGTGTGCAGGTTCTGATTGAGCAGTTGATAAAACAGGGCTTCATCCCGATCCTCAAAATAGAATGGGTAATAGCCATGTTTGAGATAGGCCTTGAACAGCGCCAGGACCTTTTTCTCACGAAGTTTGTCGACAATCTCGTGTGTTATGCGAACATGATCGCTTAATATATCCTCGAGGGTGCAGGAAGGCAGCCCAACATCGAGGGATATTTCGATATATTCCCGAAAGGACATGCCCCACATTCGAATCTGCAAGGCTCTGCGGCTCAAATCATGGCTGCCTTTATAAATTTCCAGGGCTGAGCTTCCCGAGGCCAGAACGTTGAGCCCGGCAAAGGTATCGGTGATGGACTTGAGTTCCATGGACCACTGCGGATATTTGTGTATTTCATCAAAACATATGGTTTTACCACCGCGGTTGACGAACTGTTCAGCGATCTCGTACAGGCTCCGGGATCCAATGAGAAAATGATCCGCCTGAACATACAGGATGGTCTCACTCAATCTGTCCTGCCCACCCACATCCAGGAGATGCTGGACCATGGCTGTGGTTTTACCTATGCCCCTCTGCCCCAGGATGACACACAATCTTCGGGACAAGTCGTGCTCCCGCAGCAAGTATCGCCTGTAGGGTCTGTTAAAAACCGTCAACTGGGTCTGGCTGAGCCGATAAAGATTTTCCATAAAGAATCCTTTTACATGGGATCGCATTACATATTATTCAAATAATATTAGGAATGCAATACCATATTCCCTTATCCCTTATCCCCCGTTGAACCATCCTTCGCGCTTCGAGCTACGGCCGGCAAGCGTTGAACTTGGAACATTGAACGCTTTCCCTACTCATCCCCCGCCCTTGTGGGCCTCGGTGTCGCGGCGGTGGGCCTTCAGGTCGTTGGCGACACCATCGACCTTTTCCTCAACACGGACCAGCCGTTCATCCAGGCGATCGATCTTTTCATTCAACCGCTCATCCACGCGGTCCATCTTTTCATTCAGCATCTGGTGCCCTTCAACGACGATATCCATCTTGTGCTGGAAATTATCCATCAGCATGCCGCGCTGGTGGCTGAATTCTTCAATGATCTCGCCTTTGAATCGCTGATTCTCTTCCGAAATTTCTTCCTTGAACTGACCAAACCGGTTATCGACAACCGTGGTAACAAGTTCGGCTATTTCTTTCAGGTCATCTTTTTTCATCCTTGATTCCTATCCCCCTCCATCCCTTCACTTGCCACGTCGTAGTCACCGATTTGTGTGACAAAGGCAGGTCCCTGCTGAATCCAGGCTGTGCACGAGATTGCTTCGCATCGTATCGGCTTCCACCTTCGCGTAAAGCTTCGGCGGACAAGCGCAATGACACCTTTCCCCCATGCGCCCACGCTCCGCGTCCTCGTGTCTGCCTTTTCGCCCTTCCCCCTATCGCCCATAGCCTATAGCCTATTGCCCATAACCCATAGCCTGCTCTTTCAGGAAAGGATCATTCCCAACGGTATTGCCCACAGTCGTTTCCCCAACCGGACCGCACTGTCACCGTTGTAGGCCAGTATCGCAGCCGTGCATTGGGGAGTTTTCCCGAGAAACGTTTTGAGGCCGGACAGTTCCCTTTCGCCCCATCTCGTTCCGGATTTAATCTCGAGGGCGATGCATTTTCCGCCGTCCTCAATGACAAAATCCACCTCATGCCTGCCCTGGATATGCCAGAAACCAAGTTCCGCGTCAGGCCAGAAGGAATCGATCAGGCCCGCCAGGTTCTGCGCCATGTACGTTTCTAACAACGCTCCCTTGAACGGCACCCCGCCTTCAATATCGAAATTCCTGATCCCGGCGAGATGGCAGGCAAGCCCGGAGTCACTGACGTACATCTTAGGCGACTTGATCAGCCTGGAAGACCGGTTTCTCAGGTAGGGAAAGACACGTCGGATCACGAAAGAGGCCTCGAGAATGGACAGATACCGTGTTGCGGTAGCCGCCTTCAATCGGGCGTCGCGGCCAAGTCGGCTCGGGCTCAGCAGCTGCCCGGTCCTCAGGGCGGCCAGGTGCAGGAGGTTCCTGAAGGGGATCACGTTCCCCATCCGGCTGAACTCCCCTATGTCCCGTTCGAGATAGGTCTGCTCGAACCCCTTGAACCAGAATCCCGCGTCTTCAATCTGACGCAGGCATACGGAAGGCATCCCGCCCGTCAGCACCTCTTTCCATTCCACCGGGGCCGCTTTAACGTCCGGGACTTCCCGCTTATGGAAAAACTCCAGGAGGAATGGACTTTCGCCCGGCTTCCCCGTGATTTCCCGACGGGTAAACGGATGAAGGGTAAAATAGACGGCCCTGCCGGCGAGTGTTTCCTGCACGCCCTTGAGCATGGAAAAGTTCGCCGAACCGGACAGGAGAAACCGTCCCGGCGTTCTCTCCTCGTCCACAGCCTTCTTTATCGCAGTAAGAATCTCCGGGCACTTTTGGGCCTCGTCTATGGTTATCAGCTCACGTGACCGCACAAAACCGTCCGGGTCTTCCCGGGCCGCCGCCAGCTGAGCAAAATCATCAAAACTGACATAATCCCTCTCTCTCAGAGAAGGATCCATCTTCAGCATGGTGCTCTTGCCCGTCTGCCTCATGCCGGTAACAACAACGACCGGCATTGATCTGAGGGCCCTTCCGATCAGCGGAACGATATCTCTGGGGTAATAGTTTGTCATAATACGTCACAGCGTAATGGCATTATGACACCACGTCAAGTGGTTAAGAACGTTCAACGGTTCAACGGTGATATGGTCGCGAAAAGTCCATTACTGGCCGCTGATGAACGCTGCGCTCCGCGGGCCCCAGATGCCAGAGTCCAGAGGGCAAAGTCCAGAGAGCGTAGTCCAGAGTCCAGAGAACGCGGCGACGGAAGTCCGAAGAACGAAGGGGGGTCCCCGCCTTCTCCAGTGAGGTGCGGATATC is a genomic window of bacterium BMS3Abin14 containing:
- a CDS encoding plasmid stabilization system protein, whose amino-acid sequence is MSFGLVYTRRAVKDIQKLDQSVKARIGKALLRFAADPLKHSKRLTNPALGTFRFRIGDYRVVFDLDGDLFSFRLRSSNFAATGRMRLPRRGFTQARNDRKIIRYALTG
- a CDS encoding nucleotidyltransferase domain protein, translated to MRKKDSGKNIEHDLDQVKRLVLKGLLGHDAQVFLFGSHATGKAGRASDIDVAVLPVRELPAGLLSRIRESLQESYVPFSVELVDLSQTDEAFRERVLAEGIIWTV
- a CDS encoding HEPN domain protein, with the protein product MKAVTTDWLRSARADLETINAILDKPNLAAVVAFHAQQCVEKCLKALLEEIDIEVGKTHSLLTLKAAAERDYSIDWDEDTLSLLNKLYIDSRYPTESGLLPNGAPSLEDARDLARFAAEAMDEADALLTR
- a CDS encoding nucleotidyltransferase domain protein, producing MKEFSPEILNEITRRIVEAVHPVKIVLFGSYAWGQPTVDSDLDLFVVIHSSDQPAYRRARGIYRSLRGIGVPVDVVVQTHDEVERSRQVVTSLARKVMEEGKVLHG
- a CDS encoding nucleotidyltransferase domain protein is translated as MLTDGVKKELVEKIKSSGGIDKIILFGSEASGTAGPDSDIDLIVVLDQDTSPGNFRESCTNYLQVSRAIREIEKRYPIDLLVYTRSEFEKIKAGGSLFVRRALREGVELS
- a CDS encoding nucleotidyltransferase substrate binding protein like protein, coding for MDRLKERLQVADKALATFCELPLDDAGDNVVRDAAIQRFEYTFEATWKAAQLLLREREGLEVGSPKGVMRACLQVGLLTEDQVRLALEMADDRNLTVHTYNEELARKIFSRLAGYAALLQTWLNSMGKSGCKG
- a CDS encoding HEPN domain protein, whose protein sequence is MVDPKVHEIRQWLVRAEHDLRSAGQLFIADPPLLDTAVYHCQQTAEKAFKAYLTLKDTPFQKVHALSVLVEQCMQSDPTFAELMDIADLLTPYAIAFRYPGDVLEPARKDAQEALDAAEEVLNFVLARLPVTFSGWG